The nucleotide sequence TGTAAATCTTGAGAATGTGCCATAGTATTGGCCGACCTCCTATCTCTACCATTGGTTTAGGTTTAAGATGTGTTTCTTCACTGATCCTTGTCCCCAATCCACCAGCCAATATCACTGCCTTCATAAAATAATAGCCTTAAATTATTTAACTGTTTAATAATGAGAAGTGAACCTTGTGAATGTCTCAAGATAAAATTGAATGTCTTAGTCTAGTACATAAGCAAGAAGTTTTAAATATTTGATTGCCAGATTTAATTTAAAAAATATAAATATTAAGAGACATCTTTGCTCATCTGAGCTAATTTAATAAAGTTCGGTGAAGTCTGCAAAAGTTCTTCGTAAGTACCCTGGGCGATTAAACATCCCTGGCTCAGCAAAAAGATTTGGTCGCAGTTTCTTACCGTCGAGAGGCGATGAGCAATCATAATAATGGTTCTTGCTTGAGATGCTTGAGTTATGGCATCCATAACCCTGGCTTCAGTTTCATTATCCAAGGCACTTGTCGCTTCGTCAAATACTAAAACTGATGCTTGCTTATATAGTGCCCGGGCAATTCCTAACCGTTGACGCTGTCCCCCAGATAGTTTTACCCCCCGTTCACCGATCAATTGCTCATACCCCTCTGGTTGTGACTCAATTAATTCAGCAACCTGAGCCTGGGTTGCGGCCCATCGAACTCGCTCTTGATCTATCAAATTTAAAGGAACACCAAACGCAATATTTTCTGTAAAGCTCGCATCTCGTAAATAGATAAACTGAGGTACATGAGCTAGCTGTGACTGCCAGGCCTGGAGTATGAAGTCATCTTGTAAATCAGAATCTCCAATCAGAATTTTACCTTGACTAGGTTTAAGCAAGCCTAGAATTAAATCAATGGTTGTACTCTTACCACTACCAGTAGTGCCCACAAATGCAACTCGGTTGCCTTCAGGAATCATCAAGCTCACATCCTGCAAAGTCCAAGTTTGCTCAGATTGATAGCGAAAAAAAACATTTACTAAGCGAACCGACTTATCAGGTAATGGGTCTAAAAAACCCAATAGAGACTTTTCTTTAGCCTTGAGACTTTTGTTAGCAAATGGTGCAACCTTATGAATTGAAGCTTGGGAACTTTTAATGCCAGCAATACTGGCAAAGCAAGTTTGCAGAGGTTGTAGTATGCGATAAGCACCAAGGGCAATAGACCCAAGAATAGGCAACTGTGACTCAATACCCTCACCCTGAAAGAACAAAAACAGTGAAATACATACAATCGAAATCATCGATAATGACTCAATAACATAGCGTGGATATTGTGCCTTAAAATTCAGGGATACACCATTCATCCTAAATGAGCGATATAAGTTGTTAAAGCTTTTGGAGAAGATTTCTTGGGTGTCATCAATGATGATGTCACGAATTCCTCCAAACCCTTCTTGAGCAATTTGCATACTCTTACGAAAGTTTTGAGTTCTTGCGAGGCCATCTAGATAGAGTGTTGCTCGTGTTTTTTGATATATTGCCCAATATGCCACAAACATGATGAGGATTAAACTCAGCATAATAGAAGGTGATATTCTAATTAGGGAAATACCTAAAGCGATAACGATCAAAATATTTGAAAAAAGGCCTAATAAACCTGAAATAAAAGCTGATACGGTTTCAACATCCTGGAATATTAATCCCAGAATATAGCTACTATTCTGCTCTAAATGCCAAGCGTAGGGACGATATAAAACATTTCGAAATACCAAGGATGATAAATCACTAGAGATCAGAGCCGCTAATCTCAGCTGTCCGGCAATTACAGCAATTCTTAGAACCGCACTCAATACTGCTGCAACAGTAAAAGTACTACCTAGAAGTAGCATTAACACAGATGTATTTAGGTCTGAAACGAAGGGCAAGTAGATTGCTAATTTTTCTGCACCTTTACTAGGGTCAGCTAATACATTCAGAAAAAATACTAGCGTAGCCAGATTACTGACTTCTGCAATTGACGATCCTAGAGACAGGAGCTGCAGTAACAAGAGCTGCTTTTTACGCTTCTTTGATAATAGAGAGAATACAATCAGAATTTTATTTGAGTACTGCTTGACAATATTTTCTTTTTTCAAAATTTAAATTCTCCCTGACCTAAGCTTTTACGGTTGTTGGAATTACTCAAATAGAACACTTATTTCTCAAGTCTTTATAATTTGTAATCTAATGGAATATTGAAACTATTTGGAGGTTGATTTATATACTTAAATCATTATTCTTGGAGTGTTACTTTCTCATGAGGTTTAATACTTTGTCAATAAAACTATTTTCATAAGTTTTTTTATCTGAATCAGAGTGATAATATTTATCTGAATCAGAGTGATAATAGTAGTAATAATGAGCCTGAGATTGTCTAACACCATTAACAACCAAACCTATAATATTCTGTCCAGACTGAATTAGCATATCTTTTGCTCTTTGAGCCGATGGTCGAATTAGTATATCTGGTCTTGCTACCAATAAAATACAATCTGATATTTTCCCTAAAAATAAAGCATCGGCGGCAGCATTTAAAGGAGGGCTATCGATTAAAACATAATCAT is from Synechococcus sp. PCC 6312 and encodes:
- a CDS encoding ABC transporter ATP-binding protein codes for the protein MKKENIVKQYSNKILIVFSLLSKKRKKQLLLLQLLSLGSSIAEVSNLATLVFFLNVLADPSKGAEKLAIYLPFVSDLNTSVLMLLLGSTFTVAAVLSAVLRIAVIAGQLRLAALISSDLSSLVFRNVLYRPYAWHLEQNSSYILGLIFQDVETVSAFISGLLGLFSNILIVIALGISLIRISPSIMLSLILIMFVAYWAIYQKTRATLYLDGLARTQNFRKSMQIAQEGFGGIRDIIIDDTQEIFSKSFNNLYRSFRMNGVSLNFKAQYPRYVIESLSMISIVCISLFLFFQGEGIESQLPILGSIALGAYRILQPLQTCFASIAGIKSSQASIHKVAPFANKSLKAKEKSLLGFLDPLPDKSVRLVNVFFRYQSEQTWTLQDVSLMIPEGNRVAFVGTTGSGKSTTIDLILGLLKPSQGKILIGDSDLQDDFILQAWQSQLAHVPQFIYLRDASFTENIAFGVPLNLIDQERVRWAATQAQVAELIESQPEGYEQLIGERGVKLSGGQRQRLGIARALYKQASVLVFDEATSALDNETEARVMDAITQASQARTIIMIAHRLSTVRNCDQIFLLSQGCLIAQGTYEELLQTSPNFIKLAQMSKDVS